One part of the Arabidopsis thaliana chromosome 1 sequence genome encodes these proteins:
- a CDS encoding Calcineurin-like metallo-phosphoesterase superfamily protein (Calcineurin-like metallo-phosphoesterase superfamily protein; FUNCTIONS IN: hydrolase activity, protein serine/threonine phosphatase activity; INVOLVED IN: biological_process unknown; LOCATED IN: endomembrane system; EXPRESSED IN: 22 plant structures; EXPRESSED DURING: 13 growth stages; CONTAINS InterPro DOMAIN/s: Metallophosphoesterase (InterPro:IPR004843); BEST Arabidopsis thaliana protein match is: purple acid phosphatase 3 (TAIR:AT1G14700.1); Has 1153 Blast hits to 1147 proteins in 286 species: Archae - 1; Bacteria - 297; Metazoa - 336; Fungi - 8; Plants - 186; Viruses - 0; Other Eukaryotes - 325 (source: NCBI BLink).): MSSKFDIGSLSIVMTLLICFLLLSLAPKLEAELATVQHAPNPDGSISFLVIGDWGRHGLYNQSQVALQMGRIGEEMDINFVVSTGDNIYDNGMKSIDDPAFQLSFSNIYTSPSLQKPWYLVLGNHDYRGDVEAQLSPILRSMDSRWICMRSFIVDAEIAELFFVDTTPFVDAYFLSPQDQTYDWSGVSPRKSYLQTILTELEMGLRESSAKWKIVVGHHAIKSASIHGNTKELESLLLPILEANKVDLYMNGHDHCLQHISTSQSPIQFLTSGGGSKAWRGYYNWTTPEDMKFFYDGQGFMSVKITRSELSVVFYDVSGNSLHKWDTSKMLDSDFYFPL, translated from the exons ATGAGTTCTAAGTTTGATATCGGCTCCTTAAGCATAGTAATGACTCTGCTTATTTGcttcttattattatctttgGCTCCAAAACTTGAGGCTGAGCTCGCAACGGTCCAACATGCTCCAAACCCCGATGGCTCTATCAGTTTTCTGGTGATTGGAGATTGGGGTAGGCATGGACTCTACAACCAATCCCAAGTTGCCCTCCAG ATGGGGAGAATCGGGGAGGAGATGGATATCAATTTTGTGGTATCGACGGGTGATAACATCTACGATAACGGGATGAAAAGTATCGATGATCCCGCCTTTCAACTCTCCTTTAGTAATATCTACACTTCTCCTAGCCTGCAAAAGCCTTGGTACCTTG TATTGGGGAATCACGACTATAGAGGAGATGTTGAGGCACAATTGAGTCCTATCCTCAGATCTATGGATAGCCGTTGGATTTGCATGAGATCCTTCATCGTTGACGCTG AGATCGCAGAGCTCTTCTTTGTCGACACAACTCCTTTTGTAGATGCTTATTTCCTCAGTCCACAAGACCAAACTTACGACTGGAGCGGCGTATCACCGCGAAAATCCTACCTTCAGACCATCTTAACG GAGTTGGAGATGGGTCTAAGAGAATCAAGTGCAAAATGGAAAATTGTGGTGGGTCACCATGCTATAAAGAGTGCTTCCATTCATGGGAATACCAAAGAGCTTGAATCTCTCCTCTTACCCATCCTTGAg GCGAATAAAGTTGATCTCTATATGAACGGTCATGATCATTGCTTGCAACATATAAGCACATCACAAAG CCCAATTCAGTTTCTAACGAGTGGTGGTGGGTCAAAGGCATGGAGAGGCTATTACAATTGGACAACACCAGAGgatatgaaatttttctaCGATGGACAAGGTTTCATGTCAGTTAAGATCACTAGATCAGAATTGAGTGTCGTTTTTTATGATGTCTCCGGCAATAGTTTGCATAAGTGGGACACATCGAAAATGTTAGACTCGGATTTTTATTTCCCATTGTAA
- a CDS encoding Calcineurin-like metallo-phosphoesterase superfamily protein, with protein MHSRLIHIYVAFYHIKLVVQKNRMSSKFDIGSLSIVMTLLICFLLLSLAPKLEAELATVQHAPNPDGSISFLVIGDWGRHGLYNQSQVALQMGRIGEEMDINFVVSTGDNIYDNGMKSIDDPAFQLSFSNIYTSPSLQKPWYLVLGNHDYRGDVEAQLSPILRSMDSRWICMRSFIVDAEIAELFFVDTTPFVDAYFLSPQDQTYDWSGVSPRKSYLQTILTELEMGLRESSAKWKIVVGHHAIKSASIHGNTKELESLLLPILEANKVDLYMNGHDHCLQHISTSQSPIQFLTSGGGSKAWRGYYNWTTPEDMKFFYDGQGFMSVKITRSELSVVFYDVSGNSLHKWDTSKMLDSDFYFPL; from the exons ATGCACAGTCGacttattcatatatatgttgctTTTTATCACATAAAGCTCGTTGTGCAAAAGAACAGAATGAGTTCTAAGTTTGATATCGGCTCCTTAAGCATAGTAATGACTCTGCTTATTTGcttcttattattatctttgGCTCCAAAACTTGAGGCTGAGCTCGCAACGGTCCAACATGCTCCAAACCCCGATGGCTCTATCAGTTTTCTGGTGATTGGAGATTGGGGTAGGCATGGACTCTACAACCAATCCCAAGTTGCCCTCCAG ATGGGGAGAATCGGGGAGGAGATGGATATCAATTTTGTGGTATCGACGGGTGATAACATCTACGATAACGGGATGAAAAGTATCGATGATCCCGCCTTTCAACTCTCCTTTAGTAATATCTACACTTCTCCTAGCCTGCAAAAGCCTTGGTACCTTG TATTGGGGAATCACGACTATAGAGGAGATGTTGAGGCACAATTGAGTCCTATCCTCAGATCTATGGATAGCCGTTGGATTTGCATGAGATCCTTCATCGTTGACGCTG AGATCGCAGAGCTCTTCTTTGTCGACACAACTCCTTTTGTAGATGCTTATTTCCTCAGTCCACAAGACCAAACTTACGACTGGAGCGGCGTATCACCGCGAAAATCCTACCTTCAGACCATCTTAACG GAGTTGGAGATGGGTCTAAGAGAATCAAGTGCAAAATGGAAAATTGTGGTGGGTCACCATGCTATAAAGAGTGCTTCCATTCATGGGAATACCAAAGAGCTTGAATCTCTCCTCTTACCCATCCTTGAg GCGAATAAAGTTGATCTCTATATGAACGGTCATGATCATTGCTTGCAACATATAAGCACATCACAAAG CCCAATTCAGTTTCTAACGAGTGGTGGTGGGTCAAAGGCATGGAGAGGCTATTACAATTGGACAACACCAGAGgatatgaaatttttctaCGATGGACAAGGTTTCATGTCAGTTAAGATCACTAGATCAGAATTGAGTGTCGTTTTTTATGATGTCTCCGGCAATAGTTTGCATAAGTGGGACACATCGAAAATGTTAGACTCGGATTTTTATTTCCCATTGTAA
- a CDS encoding Calcineurin-like metallo-phosphoesterase superfamily protein codes for MGRIGEEMDINFVVSTGDNIYDNGMKSIDDPAFQLSFSNIYTSPSLQKPWYLVLGNHDYRGDVEAQLSPILRSMDSRWICMRSFIVDAEIAELFFVDTTPFVDAYFLSPQDQTYDWSGVSPRKSYLQTILTELEMGLRESSAKWKIVVGHHAIKSASIHGNTKELESLLLPILEANKVDLYMNGHDHCLQHISTSQSPIQFLTSGGGSKAWRGYYNWTTPEDMKFFYDGQGFMSVKITRSELSVVFYDVSGNSLHKWDTSKMLDSDFYFPL; via the exons ATGGGGAGAATCGGGGAGGAGATGGATATCAATTTTGTGGTATCGACGGGTGATAACATCTACGATAACGGGATGAAAAGTATCGATGATCCCGCCTTTCAACTCTCCTTTAGTAATATCTACACTTCTCCTAGCCTGCAAAAGCCTTGGTACCTTG TATTGGGGAATCACGACTATAGAGGAGATGTTGAGGCACAATTGAGTCCTATCCTCAGATCTATGGATAGCCGTTGGATTTGCATGAGATCCTTCATCGTTGACGCTG AGATCGCAGAGCTCTTCTTTGTCGACACAACTCCTTTTGTAGATGCTTATTTCCTCAGTCCACAAGACCAAACTTACGACTGGAGCGGCGTATCACCGCGAAAATCCTACCTTCAGACCATCTTAACG GAGTTGGAGATGGGTCTAAGAGAATCAAGTGCAAAATGGAAAATTGTGGTGGGTCACCATGCTATAAAGAGTGCTTCCATTCATGGGAATACCAAAGAGCTTGAATCTCTCCTCTTACCCATCCTTGAg GCGAATAAAGTTGATCTCTATATGAACGGTCATGATCATTGCTTGCAACATATAAGCACATCACAAAG CCCAATTCAGTTTCTAACGAGTGGTGGTGGGTCAAAGGCATGGAGAGGCTATTACAATTGGACAACACCAGAGgatatgaaatttttctaCGATGGACAAGGTTTCATGTCAGTTAAGATCACTAGATCAGAATTGAGTGTCGTTTTTTATGATGTCTCCGGCAATAGTTTGCATAAGTGGGACACATCGAAAATGTTAGACTCGGATTTTTATTTCCCATTGTAA
- a CDS encoding ENTH/VHS/GAT family protein — protein MMKLWKRASGALKDRKTLFTIGFSRKTSFRNPDLDSAIIHATSHDDSSVDYHNAHRVYKWIRSSPANLKPLVHALSSRVNRTRSWIVALKALMLVHGVLCCKVTSLQEIRRLPFDLSDFSDGHSRPSKTWGFNAFIRAYFSFLDQYSFFLSDQIRRRHKKPQLDSVNQELERIEKLQSLLHMLLQIRPMADNMKKTLILEAMDCVVIEIFDIYGRICSAIAKLLIKIHPAAGKAEAVIALKIVKKATSQGEDLALYFEFCKEFGVSNAHDIPKFVTIPEEDIKAIEKVINGVEEEEVKKKEDEVEEEKSIILVERPELQTIITDKWEIFEDDFCFTCKDIKETDQHRKFNMDPSPLPLIVIDEPVYFTHTLPDLITF, from the coding sequence ATGATGAAGCTGTGGAAACGGGCTTCCGGTGCTCTCAAAGACCGGAAAACCTTGTTTACCATCGGCTTCTCCCGGAAAACCTCCTTCCGCAACCCTGACCTTGATTCTGCCATCATCCACGCAACCTCTCACGATGACTCATCTGTCGATTACCACAATGCTCACCGTGTCTACAAATGGATCCGGTCCTCTCCCGCCAATCTCAAGCCGCTTGTTCATGCTCTTTCATCTAGGGTTAACCGCACAAGAAGCTGGATTGTAGCCTTGAAAGCCTTAATGCTTGTCCACGGTGTGCTTTGCTGCAAAGTCACGTCCCTTCAAGAAATTCGTCGCCTCCCTTTCGATCTCTCGGATTTCTCGGATGGTCATTCCCGTCCCAGCAAAACTTGGGGTTTCAACGCTTTTATCCGCGCCTATTTCTCGTTTCTTGACCAgtactctttctttttatccGATCAAATCCGTCGTCGCCACAAAAAACCTCAGCTAGATTCGGTTAACCAAGAGCTCGAAAGAATCGAGAAACTTCAGTCTCTTCTCCATATGCTTCTCCAGATCCGTCCAATGGCTGACAACATGAAGAAGACGCTTATCCTTGAAGCCATGGACTGCGTGGTGATCGAGATCTTCGACATTTATGGAAGAATATGTAGCGCTATCGCCAAGCTTCTCATCAAAATCCATCCAGCTGCTGGAAAAGCAGAAGCTGTGATTGCTCTTAAGATTGTAAAGAAGGCTACATCTCAAGGAGAAGATCTCGCACTCTACTTTGAATTCTGCAAAGAATTTGGGGTCTCAAACGCGCACGACATTCCTAAATTCGTGACAATCCCGGAAGAAGACATTAAAGCAATCGAGAAAGTCATCAAtggagtagaagaagaagaggtgaaaaaaaaggaagatgaagtagaggaagagaagagtatCATATTAGTGGAGAGACCGGAGTTGCAGACAATCATAACCGATAAATGGGAAATTTTCGAAGACGACTTTTGTTTCACATGTAAGGATATTAAAGAAACTGATCAGCATAGAAAGTTTAACATGGATCCGAGTCCGCTGCCTCTAATAGTTATCGACGAGCCAGTTTACTTCACTCACACGTTACCAGATTTGATTACCTTCTAA
- a CDS encoding ENTH/VHS/GAT family protein (ENTH/VHS/GAT family protein; FUNCTIONS IN: phospholipid binding, clathrin binding, binding, phosphatidylinositol binding; INVOLVED IN: clathrin coat assembly; LOCATED IN: clathrin coat, mitochondrion; EXPRESSED IN: 10 plant structures; EXPRESSED DURING: L mature pollen stage, M germinated pollen stage, 4 anthesis, C globular stage, petal differentiation and expansion stage; CONTAINS InterPro DOMAIN/s: Epsin-like, N-terminal (InterPro:IPR013809), Clathrin adaptor, phosphoinositide-binding, GAT-like (InterPro:IPR014712), ANTH (InterPro:IPR011417), ENTH/VHS (InterPro:IPR008942); BEST Arabidopsis thaliana protein match is: ENTH/ANTH/VHS superfamily protein (TAIR:AT1G68110.1); Has 471 Blast hits to 436 proteins in 54 species: Archae - 1; Bacteria - 2; Metazoa - 90; Fungi - 7; Plants - 370; Viruses - 0; Other Eukaryotes - 1 (source: NCBI BLink).) produces MKLWKRASGALKDRKTLFTIGFSRKTSFRNPDLDSAIIHATSHDDSSVDYHNAHRVYKWIRSSPANLKPLVHALSSRVNRTRSWIVALKALMLVHGVLCCKVTSLQEIRRLPFDLSDFSDGHSRPSKTWGFNAFIRAYFSFLDQYSFFLSDQIRRRHKKPQLDSVNQELERIEKLQSLLHMLLQIRPMADNMKKTLILEAMDCVVIEIFDIYGRICSAIAKLLIKIHPAAGKAEAVIALKIVKKATSQGEDLALYFEFCKEFGVSNAHDIPKFVTIPEEDIKAIEKVINGVEEEEVKKKEDEVEEEKSIILVERPELQTIITDKWEIFEDDFCFTCKDIKETDQHRKFNMDPSPLPLIVIDEPVYFTHTLPDLITF; encoded by the coding sequence ATGAAGCTGTGGAAACGGGCTTCCGGTGCTCTCAAAGACCGGAAAACCTTGTTTACCATCGGCTTCTCCCGGAAAACCTCCTTCCGCAACCCTGACCTTGATTCTGCCATCATCCACGCAACCTCTCACGATGACTCATCTGTCGATTACCACAATGCTCACCGTGTCTACAAATGGATCCGGTCCTCTCCCGCCAATCTCAAGCCGCTTGTTCATGCTCTTTCATCTAGGGTTAACCGCACAAGAAGCTGGATTGTAGCCTTGAAAGCCTTAATGCTTGTCCACGGTGTGCTTTGCTGCAAAGTCACGTCCCTTCAAGAAATTCGTCGCCTCCCTTTCGATCTCTCGGATTTCTCGGATGGTCATTCCCGTCCCAGCAAAACTTGGGGTTTCAACGCTTTTATCCGCGCCTATTTCTCGTTTCTTGACCAgtactctttctttttatccGATCAAATCCGTCGTCGCCACAAAAAACCTCAGCTAGATTCGGTTAACCAAGAGCTCGAAAGAATCGAGAAACTTCAGTCTCTTCTCCATATGCTTCTCCAGATCCGTCCAATGGCTGACAACATGAAGAAGACGCTTATCCTTGAAGCCATGGACTGCGTGGTGATCGAGATCTTCGACATTTATGGAAGAATATGTAGCGCTATCGCCAAGCTTCTCATCAAAATCCATCCAGCTGCTGGAAAAGCAGAAGCTGTGATTGCTCTTAAGATTGTAAAGAAGGCTACATCTCAAGGAGAAGATCTCGCACTCTACTTTGAATTCTGCAAAGAATTTGGGGTCTCAAACGCGCACGACATTCCTAAATTCGTGACAATCCCGGAAGAAGACATTAAAGCAATCGAGAAAGTCATCAAtggagtagaagaagaagaggtgaaaaaaaaggaagatgaagtagaggaagagaagagtatCATATTAGTGGAGAGACCGGAGTTGCAGACAATCATAACCGATAAATGGGAAATTTTCGAAGACGACTTTTGTTTCACATGTAAGGATATTAAAGAAACTGATCAGCATAGAAAGTTTAACATGGATCCGAGTCCGCTGCCTCTAATAGTTATCGACGAGCCAGTTTACTTCACTCACACGTTACCAGATTTGATTACCTTCTAA